The Mus musculus strain NOD/ShiLtJ chromosome 11 genomic contig, GRCm38.p6 alternate locus group NOD/ShiLtJ MMCHR11_CHORI29_IDD4_2Q genome has a segment encoding these proteins:
- the Rnf43 gene encoding E3 ubiquitin-protein ligase RNF43 isoform 2 (isoform 2 is encoded by transcript variant 2): protein MAGERGANAVLFDITEDRSAAEQLQQPLGLTKPVVLIWGSDAAKLMEFVYKNRKAYVWIELKEPPAGANYDVWILLTVVGTVFVIILASVLRIRCRPHHSRPDPLQQRTARAISQLATRRYQAGCRRARAEWPDSGSSCSSTPVCAICLEEFSEGQELRVISCLHEFHRTCVDPWLYQHRTCPLCMFNIVEGDSFSQAPAASPSYQEPGRRLHLIRQHPGHAHYHLPSAYLLGPSRTSVARTPRPRPFLPSQEPSMGSRHQRLPRTSHLRAPEEQQHLAVSPHPYAQGWGLNRLRCTSQHPAACPVALRRARPHESSGSGESYCTERSGYLADGPASDSSSGPCHGSSSDSVVNCTDVSLQGIHGSSSTFRSSLSSDFDPLVYCSPEGDLQGKGIQPSVTSRPRSLDSVVPRGETQVSSHIHYHRHRHHHYKRQFQWHGRKPGPETGIPQSMPAASHTQLEPSLPDQQLITPNPTASSMLPNPQRPRALTEPAPGLAEASSPSPSPKPNPSGLLNLQKSSLTVRHPHRKRRGGPSEPLPTSLPPDLTVHTACPVFPHYSPRLAYPWPPEVHPLMFRPPGPDRRLLHEVPGPCYSSSQPVWLYLNPCQPLGPCLPGEGHSKWTFDSPEGRRCPYSHCQVLPAQPGSEEELEELCEQAV from the exons ATGGCTGGTGAGCGAGGAGCCAACGCAGTACTCTTTGACATCACCGAGGATCGATCAGCTGCTGAGCAG CTGCAGCAGCCCCTGGGGCTGACTAAGCCAGTGGTGCTGATCTGGGGTAGTGATGCTGCGAAGCTGATGGAGTTTGTGTACAAGAATCGGAAGGCCTATGTGTGGATTGAGCTGAAGGAGCCCCCCGCCGGG GCAAACTATGACGTGTGGATCCTCCTGACCGTGGTGGGTACCGTCTTTGTGATCATCCTGGCCTCAGTGCTGCGCATCAGGTGCCGCCCCCACCATAGCAGACCG GATCCTCTTCAGCAGCGGACAGCCCGGGCCATCAGCCAGCTGGCCACCAGGAGGTACCAAGCCGGCTGTAGACGAGCCCGAGCCGAGTGGCCAGACTCGGGGAGTAGCTGCAGCTCGACCCCCGTGTGTGCCATCTGTCTAGAAGAGTTCTCAGAGGGGCAG GAGCTCCGGGTCATTTCGTGCCTCCACGAGTTTCATCGAACGTGTGTGGACCCCTGGCTATACCAGCATCGGACTTGCCCCCTCTGCATGTTCAACATCGTAG AGGGAGATTCATTTTCCCAGGCCCCGGCAGCCTCTCCATCTTACCAGGAACCAGGCAGAAGACTCCACCTCATTCGCCAGCATCCTGGCCACGCCCACTATCATCTTCCTTCTGCCTATCTGTTGGGGCCTTCCAGGACTTCAGTCGCCCGGACCCCAAGACCTAGACCCTTTCTGCCCTCCCAGGAGCCAAGCATGGGCTCTCGGCATCAGCGCCTTCCCAGGACTTCACATCTCCGGGCCCCAGAAGAACAGCAGCACTTGGCGGTATCTCCACACCCCTATGCACAGGGCTGGGGGCTGAATCGCCTCCGATGTACCTCTCAGCATCCTGCAGCTTGCCCAGTGGCCCTACGACGGGCCAGGCCTCATGAGAGCAGCGGGTCTGGAGAAAGCTACTGTACAGAACGCAGCGGTTACTTGGCAGATGGGCCAGCCAGTGACTCCAGCTCAGGGCCCTGTCACGGCTCATCCAGTGACTCGGTGGTCAACTGCACGGACGTCAGCCTGCAGGGCATCCACGGCAGCAGCTCCACCTTCCGAAGCTCCCTGAGCAGTGACTTTGACCCCTTGGTATACTGTAGTCCTGAAGGGGATCTCCAAGGGAAAGGGATACAACCTAGTGTGACCTCTCGACCCCGCTCGCTGGACTCAGTGGTACCCAGGGGAGAGACCCAGGTTTCCAGCCACATACACTATCACCGGCACCGCCACCACCACTACAAAAGGCAGTTCCAGTGGCATGGCAGGAAGCCTGGCCCAGAAACTGGGATCCCACAGTCCATGCCTGCTGCTTCTCACACTCAgctggagccatctctccctgACCAGCAGCTCATCACACCCAACCCAACAGCTTCTTCAATGCTTCCCAACCCACAACGGCCCAGGGCTCTTACAGAGCCAGCCCCTGGCCTAGCAGAAGCTTCCAGCCCTAGCCCCAGTCCCAAACCTAACCCCAGCGGTCTTTTGAACTTGCAGAAATCCAGCCTCACTGTCAGACACCCACACAGAAAACGGCGGGGTGGTCCCTCAGAACCCCTGCCAACCTCTCTGCCCCCGGACTTGACTGTGCACACTGCTTGCCCGGTTTTCCCCCACTACAGTCCCCGTCTGGCATACCCTTGGCCCCCAGAGGTTCATCCATTGATGTTCAGACCTCCAGGTCCGGATAGGAGGCTGCTACATGAAGTCCCAGGCCCCTGTTACTCAAGTTCACAGCCAGTGTGGTTGTATCTGAATCCCTGCCAGCCTCTGGGACCATGCTTACCTGGAGAGGGACATTCCAAGTGGACTTTTGACAGCCCAGAGGGCAGGAGATGTCCTTACTCACATTGCCAGGTGCTGCCAGCCCAACCTG GCTCggaagaggagctggaggagctgtGCGAGCAGGCTGTGTGA